One window from the genome of Terriglobales bacterium encodes:
- a CDS encoding aspartate aminotransferase family protein — MSAALTAVMKQEANLLLPTYERFPVLFERGEGVYLYDSTGRKYLDFLGGIGVNALGYSHPAIQKTIREQSSKLIHISNLFFHRYQAELATLLTGISGLDRAFFCNSGTEAWEGALKLARAYARHISHNSHRPRTGLLVMENSFHGRTFGSLATTGQKKYREPFAPLVPGVTFVRFNDVADLKKKFNDSICALGLETVQGEGGVRPVSREFLATARELTKRSGALLLLDEIQCGLGRTGRYFAYQHYGVKPDILTIAKPLAAGLPLGAILTTSRVSKAFHPGMHGTTFGGGPLACAVACTFVRTLKKHGFLAHIAQTGAYFHKALLGLKGRHPQVGEVRGIGLMLAAQLDSTDLAKAVVKQMLERGFVINRTNDNVLRFLPPYIVEKKHVDRMISALDQVLSANTASPAATRPASRSKP, encoded by the coding sequence GTGAGCGCAGCCCTCACGGCGGTCATGAAGCAGGAGGCAAACCTCCTGTTGCCGACTTACGAACGCTTCCCTGTCCTGTTCGAGCGGGGCGAGGGCGTGTACCTGTACGACTCCACAGGCAGGAAGTACCTGGATTTTCTGGGCGGGATCGGGGTGAACGCGCTGGGCTATTCGCATCCGGCCATCCAGAAGACGATCCGGGAGCAGTCGTCGAAGCTCATCCACATCTCGAACCTGTTCTTCCATCGCTACCAGGCGGAGCTGGCCACGCTGCTGACCGGGATCTCCGGCCTCGACCGCGCCTTCTTCTGCAACAGCGGCACGGAAGCGTGGGAAGGCGCGCTGAAGCTGGCCCGCGCCTATGCCCGCCACATCAGCCATAACAGTCACAGGCCGCGGACCGGGCTGCTGGTGATGGAGAACTCGTTCCACGGCCGGACCTTCGGTTCGCTGGCCACCACGGGGCAGAAGAAATACCGGGAGCCGTTCGCGCCGCTGGTGCCGGGCGTGACCTTCGTCCGCTTCAACGACGTGGCCGACCTGAAGAAGAAGTTCAACGACTCGATCTGCGCCCTCGGGCTGGAGACCGTGCAGGGCGAGGGTGGCGTGCGGCCGGTGTCGCGCGAATTCCTGGCCACCGCGCGCGAATTGACCAAGCGCTCGGGGGCCTTGCTGCTGCTGGACGAGATCCAGTGCGGCCTGGGGCGCACCGGCCGCTACTTCGCGTACCAGCATTACGGGGTGAAGCCCGACATCCTGACCATCGCCAAGCCTCTGGCAGCAGGCTTGCCGCTGGGCGCCATCCTGACGACCTCCCGAGTGTCCAAGGCTTTCCACCCCGGCATGCACGGCACCACCTTCGGCGGCGGGCCGCTGGCGTGCGCCGTGGCCTGCACTTTTGTACGCACGCTGAAGAAGCATGGATTCCTGGCGCACATCGCCCAGACCGGCGCCTACTTTCACAAGGCGTTACTCGGACTCAAGGGGCGCCACCCGCAGGTGGGCGAGGTACGCGGCATCGGGCTGATGCTGGCCGCCCAGCTCGATTCCACCGACCTGGCGAAAGCCGTGGTCAAGCAGATGCTGGAGCGCGGATTTGTGATCAATCGCACCAATGACAACGTGCTCCGCTTCTTGCCTCCGTACATCGTCGAGAAGAAGCACGTGGACCGGATGATCTCGGCCCTTGACCAAGTTCTCAGTGCCAATACCGCGTCGCCGGCAGCAACCCGGCCGGCGTCAAGGAGCAAACCGTGA